In the genome of Montipora foliosa isolate CH-2021 chromosome 3, ASM3666993v2, whole genome shotgun sequence, one region contains:
- the LOC137996854 gene encoding neuronal acetylcholine receptor subunit alpha-10-like: MMLLWLHVCIIFLHSLLVSKAEDDDERRLLNIVFSKYDAELRPVLDKGDTVRVEFGISLHQIIEVDFKNQIVKSSVWLRQAWHNPFLRWNSSEFGGIKALNVDPSKMWKPDIFLYNNVDDSDDGALDRFKTKIVVKSDGNVKWMAPKIVTSSCKFDVTYFPFDKQICRMKFGSWTYDGFRLDLVPEGEDGHCAGDIKKFIRHGEWALTRMPCIRQQVVYECCPEPYPDITYTLELRRRHMFYFINMIAPCFLISALTLLSFILPPESGERLTLVITNLLALTVFMLLVVEIIPATSETVPLISIYFYGSVLEVALALVATCLVLRCYFNNPSHTPVPNWVRHVVLVWMARLTRVPVKKILHGVDPKDSSQSKPATNANENLETQMKIPNIAPVQLASTQHLHLKNSEATLHGELNPHLNLLRAKQIQNKRHSMPPVYDNLGGAVNDGMLLHATCRLSHSPSHAHSRVNLLEPDSKPILTKKTSADEEVESEQVTRSMLETQGQIAKDIAQMLRYIQEQENGELLKEEWQLIAAIIDKFFLWLFLVIVAFSTVVIFMQAPSYAWE; the protein is encoded by the exons ATGATGTTGCTTTGGCTGCAcgtttgtattattttcctGCATTCCTTGCTTGTTTCCAAAGCTGAAG ATGACGATGAAAGAAGATTGCTAAACATTGTGTTTAGCAAATATGACGCTGAACTTCGCCCTGTGTTAGACAAAGGAGACACCGTTCGAGTGGAGTTTGGTATCTCTCTGCATCAAATTATTGAAGTG GACTTCAAAAATCAAATCGTGAAAAGCAGCGTTTGGTTGCGACAG GCATGGCACAATCCATTTTTAAGGTGGAACAGCTCCGAGTTTGGAGGGATAAAAGCATTAAATGTTGATCCGTCGAAAATGTGGAAGCCTGATATATTCCTGTATAACAA CGTGGACGATTCTGATGACGGAGCGCTCGATCGTTTCAAGACCAAAATCGTGGTAAAATCAGACGGAAACGTAAAGTGGATGGCTCCAAAGATTGTGACAAGCTCTTGCAAATTTGATGTTACCTACTTCCCTTTTGACAAGCAG ATATGTCGCATGAAATTTGGTTCCTGGACATATGATGGCTTTCGACTTGATCTTGTTCCTGAAGGGGAAGATGGCCATTGCGCTGGAGACATAAAAAAGTTTATACGGCATGGAGAATGGGCGCTGACAAGAATGCCATGCATTCGACAACAGGTGGTTTACGAGTGTTGCCCAGAGCCGTACCCTGATATCACCTACACCTTGGAGTTACGAAGACGTCACATGTTCTACTTTATCAATATGATTGCTCCCTGTTTCTTGATATCAG CTTTGACTCTGCTATCGTTTATTTTGCCACCTGAATCCGGGGAACGTCTGACGCTTGTCATTACCAATCTTCTAGCTTTGACAGTCTTCATGTTGTTGGTGGTGGAAATAATTCCAGCGACTTCTGAGACAGTGCCGCTCATCTCGATCTACTTCTATGGAAGCGTCCTCGAG GTGGCCCTTGCATTAGTTGCGACCTGTCTGGTTTTGAGATGCTATTTCAACAATCCATCCCACACACCCGTGCCAAACTGGGTCCGTCACGTGGTTCTGGTCTGGATGGCGCGCCTTACCAGGGTGCCTGTCAAAAAGATACTTCATGGTGTCGATCCTAAAGATTCTTCGCAGTCAAAGCCCGCcacaaatgcaaatgagaaCTTGGAAACCCAGATGAAGATTCCAAATATCGCGCCAGTGCAGCTGGCATCCACACAACACCTCCATTTGAAAAACTCTGAGGCGACACTACACGGAGAGCTCAACCCGCATTTGAATCTTCTGCGCGCCAAACAGATTCAAAACAAGCGTCATAGTATGCCACCAGTTTACGACAATCTAGGTGGTGCCGTAAACGACGGCATGCTTCTTCATGCGACGTGTCGCTTAAGTCACTCGCCCAGCCACGCCCACTCAAGAGTCAATTTATTGGAGCCTGATTCAAAACCTATTTTAACGAAAAAGACATCGGCGGACGAAGAAGTGGAAAGCGAACAAGTGACTAGGAGCATGTTGGAAACCCAGGGACAGATTGCCAAGGATATAGCCCAGATGTTGCGTTACATTCAAGAACAGGAAAATGGTGAACTCTTGAAGGAAGAGTGGCAGCTTATTGCCGCGATTATCGATAAGTTCTTTCTGTGGTTGTTTTTGGTTATCGTAGCTTTTTCCACTGTAGTTATATTCATGCAGGCTCCAAGTTATGCATGGGAATAA